The following proteins come from a genomic window of Mycobacterium sp. DL:
- a CDS encoding pyridoxamine 5'-phosphate oxidase family protein: MSVKVDLDRLSGTLADFTFAYLVTVGDDFRAHTVAVSPVLSGGTFDVGPVGNGTRRNTSAHPDVTLVWPPHDPGGHSLIVDGRGRVDGDAVTVTPVGAVLHRPAPT, from the coding sequence ATGAGCGTCAAGGTGGATCTCGACCGGTTGTCCGGCACGCTCGCCGACTTCACGTTCGCCTACCTCGTGACGGTCGGTGACGACTTCCGCGCCCACACCGTGGCGGTTTCGCCGGTGCTGTCCGGCGGCACCTTCGACGTGGGGCCCGTCGGCAACGGCACCCGGCGCAACACTTCTGCACATCCGGACGTGACCCTGGTGTGGCCGCCACACGATCCGGGCGGCCACAGCCTGATCGTCGACGGCCGGGGCCGCGTCGACGGGGACGCGGTGACCGTGACGCCCGTCGGCGCAGTCCTGCATCGCCCGGCCCCGACCTGA